The sequence GGCGCCGTTCGGTCCGACCAAGCCGTGGATCTGTCCCTGCGCCACATCCAGATCGACGCCGTCGAGCGCGACGACGTCGCCGAAACACTTGGTGATCCCGCGAGCCCGGACTGCGAGGCGTGTGTCCATGAGTCCCTTCTTTCCCAGCCTTCGGGGACCTTAGGGACGGCACACGACACAGGCACGGACGCCTGGTTGAACGGCCATGGAACGGATCGTCAAAGCGTCGGCAAGTCGGGGTGCACGAAACGGACGGCGGCGAGGCGGGCGGGACCAGGCCCCGGCCGCGCGTTCCTGGACGAAAGGCACGGCCGGTGGCCTGAAAGGGAGAGCCGAGGACTCAGACTCGGTCCGCCGCGATCAGCAGGTAGTGGAAGCTGCCCTCCTTGTACGCCGTCAGGAACGGCTCCTCGACGCCCGTGGCCAGCGAGGACTTGGCGCGCAGCTCCCAGTAGGGGATGGTCGCGTCCGTGAGGTCGACGACGTTCATGGGGACGAGGCCATGGGCGGCCATGGCCTTGAAGTAGGCGCTGCGCGGGTGGATGTTGCAGGTGTAGTGCTCGTCGATGCGGCTGACGGCCTTGGAGCGGCCGCCCGTCACGTCGTTGTAGCAGCCCGTGATGACGACGTAGCGGCCGCCGAAGGCCAGCTGGCGGGCGTGCTCGGCGAAGAGGTCGAACAGGTCCACGTACATGGTGGATTCGTTGTTCCAGATGCCCTGGAACGCGCCGGTCGGCAGGCCGGTGTCCAGCATGTTGCGGAAGTGGTAGCGGACCTTGTCGTCCACACTCCGCCTGCGGGCCTCGGCGTCCGCGAAGTCGACCTGGGCCTCGGAGATGGAGACGCCGTCGACCTGGCAGCCGAAGCGGGCGTTGGCCATGATGCTGGTGCCGCCACGGCCGCAGCCGGCGTCGAGCAGACGGTGGCCCGGGGCGACGGGGCCGAGGTGGTCGAGCAGGACGTCGGCCTGGGCCGACTCCAGTCGATGGAGTTCGGCGATGACGCGCTCGTCGCGGGTGTCCTCGGGTCCGTCCAGGACGGAGGGGTCGTAGTCGCCGATCCCGTAGTGGTGGTGGTAGAGGCCGTCGACGTCGCCCAGGCGCAGGTTGACCGGGTCCTTCTCGGCGTTCCAGTAGTCCGCCACGGACTTCTGGTACGCGGTGCGCAGGACGGGGGCGGGGGTGGTGGTCATGAGAGTGGGGCTCCTTGCGGTGTGCGGAAGTCAGGAAGCGGTGGAGGTGGAGGAGGTGTAGCGCCGGCTGCCGCTGTGCCACGCGCGGTTGCCGCCCAGCCAGGCCCACACCCCCGCGAGGAAGCGGCGCAACTGGGGTGAGCCGGTCAGGGCCAGGGCCGCCGCCTCCGTCTCGAAGGTGCGGACCAGCTCGTCGTGGATCGCCGCGCTCCGCTCGATCGCCTCGCGCGGCGTACAGCGCTCCTCTGCGGCGATCACGGTCGGCAGGTTGAACTCCACGCTGTCCGAGTGGTGTTCCTTCGCCATCGAGTACAGGTCGTTCACGAGTGTGGCGGCCGTGGACGCCATGGTCACGGCGCGGCGGACGCCCGGATCGGCGTACTCGGCGGCGGGCAGTACGTAGCCGCCCACCATGTCGGTCATCGCGACGCACGGGACGAAACTGTTGATCTGACGGTGTGCCAGGTACTCCCAGACGGCGGGCATCCGGCCCTGGGAGCGCCAGGACCCCTCCTGCCCGTAGCCCACGAACAGCACCGCGACCTCGTGGCGCAGCCGGGCCAGTTGGGACCGGTCCGCGTACCGGGCCATGTGCGCGAAGGCGGAGCGCAGGGCCGTCCGCACCGGGTCGTCCCGCATGGCCTGCTCGACGGCGGGGACGTAGCGGAGCGGAGGGTGGGCGGGGTCGATGGCGGCGTAGGCGATGCCGAGGTGCGCGCCGAGCAGCGCAGGCGCGGATCCCATCGTCTCGTCGTCGCAGTAGTAGTCGTCCGTGGCCCACTCGGCCAGGGCGCACTTGCCGGCCGCCAGCAGCCGGTCCGGGTCGTCGGTGTCGGGGTGCGCCAGCATCATCAGTCGCCCGAAGTCCGCGGCGCGGACGCGGTCGAGGCGGCCGGCATAGAGGCCGATCTCCTCGGCCCACGCCAGCAGGCGGACGTTGACCTCTTCGGCGAGCGCCGGGTCGTCGCGGAGCGCGGGCGGGCAGTACAGCTCGGGTACCCCGGTGCTCTCGACGTCCTTGCGCCTGGCGGTGATCCGGGCGGCGGACGTGCCCAGCCCCGTCGGCCCGGTCGGCAGGGCGAAACGCTTCGCCGGTCCCTCCGGGCGGACACCCGGGTGCTCGGCGAGCAGCGCGGCAACGATCCGCGCCACGTCGTGGCGGGCCGAGGGCGCGGTGATCCGGGACAGCAGTGACACGGATTCCCCCTTACGACGGAGTGCCGAAGACCTCGACGTTCTCCAGAACGCCGAGCGCGTCGGGCACGAGCACGGCCGCCGAGTAGTAGGTGCTGACCAGGTAGGAGATGATCGCCTGTTCGTTGATGCCCATGAACCGGACGTTCAGGCCCGGCTCGTACTCGTCCGGGATCCCGGTCTGCCGCAGGCCGACGACGCCCTGCTCGCCCTCGCCCAGCCGCATCGCGAGGATCGCGGAGGTGCCCTGCTCGGAGACCGGGATCTTGCCGCAGGGAAGGATGGGCACGCCGCGCCAGGCCGGCACCGGGTGTCCGCCGACCTCGGCGGTGTCGAACGCGAGCCCCCGCTTGTTGCACTCACGGCCGAAGGCGGAGATCGCCCGCGGGTGGGCGAAGAACACCTTCGTCCCGCGGCGCATGCTGAGCAGCTCGTCCATGTCGTCAGGGGTGGGCGGGCCGGAGTGGGTGGAGATGCGCTGGCTGTAGTCGGCGTTGTGCAGCAGCCCGAACTCGGGGTTGTTGACCAGCTCCGACTCCTGGCGCTCGCGCAGGGCCTCGATGGTCAGCCGCAGTTGCTGCTCGACCTGGTCCATCGGGTCGTTGTAGAGGTCCGCGACCCGGCTGTGCACCCGGAGGATCGTCTGCGCGACGCTCAGCTCGTACTCGCGGGGCCGGAGTTCGTAGTCGACGAACGTGCCCGGCAGCACCGGCTCGCCGGTGTGACCGGAGGCCAGGTCGATGGCCGCCTCACCCTTCTTGTTCCGCGGCCGTGCCTGTTCGGCCCGGCACCGCCGGACATGGGCCCGCAGCCCCTCGTTCCGGGCCGCCACCTCCTCGTACGCGACCCTGGGGAGCGCCAGCACCGTGCACGCCGTCAACGCGCGGGCCGTGAACTCCCACGTGCCCGGTTCCTCGGCGACCAGCTGCCCGCCGAAGAACCCGCCGTCGGCCAGCACGCCACGCCGGGTCTCCTCACCGTACTGGCCGGGCACGAGCTTCTCGACCTTGCCGTGCGCGATCAGGAAGACGTGGTCGACGGCCCGGCCCTGCCTGGCCATCACCTGGCCGGGTTCGTACTCCCGCTGCTCGCACCGCTCGGCCAGGGACCGCAGCACCGCCTCGTCGTCGAAGCCGCGCAGCAGCGGCAGTTCGCCCAGTTCGGCGGGGACGACCTTGACCGCGGCCCCCTCTGGACGAACGTCATCCGGCCGTCACCGACCTCGTACACCAGCCGCCGGTTGACCCGGTACGTGCCGCCCTTCGCCTCCACCCAGGGCAGCATCCGCACCAGCCACCGTGAGCTGATGCCCTGCATCTGCGGCACGGTCTTCGTGGTGGTCGCCAGGTTCCGCGCGGCGGCGATCCCGAGACTGAGCTGTGCCCGGGCCGCTGAGTGGTCGGGCTGCTCCGGCTGCGACATCCTGGTCCCTTCCTTAGGGGTGCCTGCATCAAGAAGGAGCCCGTGACGGGCCGACCGGCCCGCGAGGCTCCTGTGACGCAAGTGAATCAACGTCAGATGATGTTGGTCGAGGCAGCCGGACGTAGACCGACGTGTTTGCGCCACCGACGGACAGGGGTCGTATCCGGCTTCGGCGACCGGCCGGACGGCAGCCGAGTCGGCAGTCGTCAGCGCCGTGGCCGCGGGGCAAGCGCGATGACCGCCTCCGCTCCGGGGCCGTACCGGGTGAGCTGGAGGACGCCGAGGTGGAGGCAGCCACCGTCGAGGCGGTCGAAGCCGTGAGCAACCGGCTCCGCTGGTGTCCCCGCGGCGGGGAAGGGCATGGGGGTCCTATGAGTTGGGGGAACCGCTCGGGCTAGGCTTCGCTCGGCACGGACGCGGCGGGGGCGGAGCACATGACGGTCGGGACAACACAGAGGTGGGGGTCGTCCCTCGATTCGGTCGTGGTGTACGCGGAGGGCGCCATCTGCCGCCGCCTGACCCGGGGCAGCGTGCCGTCGGACGGCCGGGTGCGGGTGACGGGACTGCCCCGCTCGCTGGACCCGGGCTCACTGCGGGCCCGCGTCCTGCGCGCCCCCGGGGTACGCGTCACCGGGGCCCGGGTGGAGGTCGAGGCCGAGCCGCTCGGCACCGGCACGCCGGACGAGTTGCGGCGCGAGGTCGAGCGGCTGCGAGACGAGTGCGCGGCGGCGCAAGGGCGCCGGGACCGGCAGGTCAGCCTGATCGAGGAGGTCAGGGCTCTGCGCCCGGTCCCGCCGACCCGCAGGCGCGAGGACCCGCACCGCCGCACCCCGGTCGACGCGTGGCTGAAGCTCGCCGACTTCGTCGACGAGCGGCTGACCGGACTGCACACCCGCCTCGTCGAGCTGGAGGAGGCACTGCGCAACGTCGAGCACGAGTTCACCGTCGCCACGGACAGACTCGCCCGCGCTTCCACCGACGCACCCTCGGCGCATGTGCGGACCACGGTCTGCGCGGTCCTGACCTTCGACGGCACCGGTGACGTCGAGGTGGAGCTGGCGTACGGGGTGCCGGGCACCGTCTGGGTGCCGGCCTACCGCCTCATCCACCGTCAGGGCGACGGCAGTGGGCGTCTGTTGCTGCGCGCCTCGGTCGCCCAGCGCACCGGCGAGGACTGGACCGGCGTACGCATCGGCCTGGCCACCGCCGACCTGCGGCGCGGCACCGACCTGCCGAGACTCCGTTCGCTCCGGATCGGACGGAGTCAGCCCGCCCACACGCCCTCTGGCTGGCGCGAGCCACCGGCGGGGCTCGCCGACCTCTTCGCAGGGTACGACGTGGCAGGCCCTCGCCCTGTCACCACCGCCGCGCCCGTGGCTGTCGCAGGCGCAGGCCCCGTTCCGCCACCGCCACCGCCACCGGCACCGGCACCGCCACCGGCACCGCAGGGCTACGGTGGGCCGCCCGCCGCGTTCCCGGTGCCCGGCAGCGCGGACGGCGCCTCCCCGGAGGTCTTCGGCGGCGGGACGCCCGACTTCGCGCAGCCGGTCCAGGCGCGACCGGGCCGCGGACCGCATCCCGGGGCCAGGGCCTTCGCGGCCCCCGTCGCCATGGCACCTGCGGCTCCTGGCCGTGCTGCGCCGCCACCGGCATCGGCACCGGCGCCGGCGGCCGGTCCACCGAGGCCGAGCGGTGCCGAACTGGATTACGCCTCACTCGTCCTCTGCGGCCCCGACGAGCAGGGAGGTCGCAGAGGCCGGCTGTTTCCCGGCTCTCCCTTCGACCCGGTCGCGGCCGAGTACCGCCGCCGTGCCGAAGCCGTGGCCGCTCTGCCGCTGCCCGGACACGCCGTGCGACCCCGGGAGTCGGCGGGTTCCTTCGACCACCGCTTCGACGCCACCGCCCGCGCCGACATCCCGTCGGACGGCACCTGGCACACCGTCACCGTCGCCGAGATACCGGTCGGTCTGCGCACCGAGTACCTTTGCGTGCCGTCCGTGGAGCAGACCGTGTACGCGACGTTGGTGCTCTCCAACGCCACCGACCAAGCGCTGCTGGCCGGGCCGGTAGAGGTCACCGTCGACGACGACTTCCTCCTGACCGCCGCCCTGCCCACGCTCGCCCCCGGCGGTGTCCGCCGGGTGGGGCTCGGGCCGGCCGAGGGCATCCGGGTCACCCGCCGTACGAATCTGCACGAGTCGACCTCAGGCATGCGCAACAACACCACCGTGCTCGATCACCGCGTCCACGTGGAGCTGGCCAACCGGCTCGCCAGGCCCGTGACCGTCGAGGTCCACGAGCGGGTGCCCGTCACCTCCGATCCGGACGTCCGGATCGAGGAACGGGCCGACTGGACGGCACCCGGGGAGGGAGCGGGGCCGGAGCACCATGCCCCGGGCACCCGGGTCTGGCGGCTCGACCTGCCCGCCGGCGGCACCGCCGCCCTCGATGGTGGCTACGAGATCCGCATCCCGGCCGGCAAGGCCCTGACCGGCGGCAACCGCAGGAGCTGACTCACCCATGTCCAAGGCCCCTGAGCCGATCGCCCTCCCCGTCACCGCCGTCACCTGCCTGGAGGATCGCGCCCACATCGAGCGCGCCACCGTGCTCGACCTTGCCGCCGGGGTCCAGCGGCTGCGTCTCGGGCCGGTCAGCGCCCTGGCCGTCGACCGTACCCTCCATGCCGAGCTGATCGCCGATCACCCGGCGACCGTGCTCGACGTGCGGATCGTCCGCGACTGGACACCGCGCGGGCCGCTGCCGTCCGCGGACCACGACTCCGCCCTGCGCCACCGCGTGCACGCCCTCGAAGAGGAGCGGATCGCCTTGGGACAACGACGCGATCGGCTGCATGCCCGCCTTGACCTGCTCGGCCGCCTCACCACCGATCTGCTGCGGGAGATCGGCGAAGGCGCCGGCCACGGGGAGATCGAAGGGCCGCGCTGGGCCCGCGAACTGGACCGGATGGACCACGAGCGCGACTCGTACGGCGAGCAACTCCGCGCTGTGGAGGCCCGGCTGGCCGCCCTCGCCGTCGAACTCGGGGAAGCCCAGCGGGCCATGGACCTCTCCGAGGAGGAGTCCGCCGAACTGGTCGGTCATATCGAGCTGACCGTGGAGTCCGCAGTCGCCGCGCCGGTCGGGTTGCGTCTGAGCCACCTCACCCCGTGTGCTCTGTGGCGGCCCGCCTACCGGGCCGTGCTCGACGGGGACTCCCTGACGCTGGAGACCGACGCGATGGTCTGGCAGCGCACCGGCGAGGACTGGTCGGACGTACGGCTGACGCTGTCCACGGCGCGGTCGGCGCTGGCCACCGATCCACCGCGGCTGGTCGAGGACCGGCTGACGCTCGAGGACCGCTCCGCCGCGGAGCGCCGCACGGTCGACGTGGAGCTGCGCGAGGAGGAGATCGGGGACCTCGGCCCGTCCCCGGTGCTCGGCCTGCCGGGGGTGGACGACGGTGGCGAGGCGCGGGTGCTGCACTCCCACGCGCCGGTCTCCGTGCCCGCCGACGGTCGCGCCCACCGGGTGCCGCTCTCCGTCTTCACCACGGCCGCCGGCAGCGAGTACGCCTGCTCACCCGAGCTGTCTCCGCTGGTCACCCAGGTGGTGCGGTTCGACAACCTGTCCGGCCACGCGTTGCTCGCCGGGCCCGTGGACCTGGTCCGCGACAGCGGATTCAGCGGCCGCGGCACGCTGGCCTTCACCGCCCCCGGCGCACCCGTGGAGCTGGCCTTCGGCAGCTCGGACGACCACCGGGTGGTCAGGGAGACCGAGGAGTCCCACGGCACTGCCGGAATCACCCAGCGGACCGTGGTCACCCGCACGGTCCGGCTGCACCTGTCCCGGTTCTCTCCCCCCGGTGCGCAGGGCGAACGGGTGGTCGTCCTCCGGGAACGGATCCCGGTCTCGGAGGTCTCGGCGGTGCATGTCCGGCTGCGTGAAGAAGCCTGTTCCCCGGCGCCCGACGTGGTCGACGCCGAAGGCATCGCCCGCTGGGACGTCGCCCTCCCGCCCGGTGGCCGCCGCACGGTCACCCTGGTCTACGAGCTGTCGGCGAGCGCCAAAGTCACCGGGCTCTGAGCTCGGCGGTCCACCGCGCGCCTGCTGCCAGTGACTTGATCCAGCATCCTCGCCCCCTCGCGCGAACCTCTGGTTCCGCGACCGTACCGCCGCCTCGCCGTACGCGTAGCAGCTGGATGAAACCGGCCCGCACGGCTGCGTGACCGCCTGCGCCGACCGAGCCGAGGCCAGGCCGGCCGACTGGGCCCACGGGACCGACCTGGCCCAGAGCGAAGGACAGATCGGACGCCTGCGCAGGGCCGCGATCTCCCGCGTGGCTGCCCGCACCCTGCGGCGGGCTACGGACGCGACGCGGATGTGGTGCTCCTGACCAAATGGGCGGCCGGGCAGCTCTTCGCAGACGGCTCCCCGAAGCTCAGCCGGCGGCAGAACACATGGAGCACCAGGCGGCGGAACTTCTCGGCAGACGGGATGCGGCCCAGCCGGTCGGGATCGGCCCCTCTGCACTTCTCATGCCGTCATGGCACCAGGAGCCCTGACACCTCGTCATCTCGCATGCGTCAGGCCGCGTCGATGTTGACTTTACATACGGCCGACCGCATTCTTTGATAATGACTTCGACATCCTTCACCGAGGAGACCGACCCGTTCTGCCTGGCCACAGTCGATGCTGCGGCAATGCTGTTCGATGCCCCCTGGCAGCGCTACGCCGTGATCGGGGACAGCCTCTCCGCAGGGACGGGAGACAAGAGCGTCGGCTACGGGGACCAGGGCTGGTCCGATCGATTCGCGCACATCCTGCGGCAGGTGAGGCCTGATCTGGCCTACCTGAACACAGCGATCATCGGTGCCACGACGGTTGACACCCTCGACCACCAGATGGACAAGATGCGGGACTTCGCCCCGGACCTGCTGCACATCCCGTGCGGCGCCAACGACCTCCTGCACCGCTCACCGGATTTCGGGGAGATCGAGCAGAACATGCGCAAGATGTACGATCTGGCGGCTGAGACGGGTGCGCAGCTCACGACGTTCACCCTGGGGCGCTCCTACGTCGTGCCGGTCTTCTCCGACTGGACGGAGCGTGTGCTCACCCTGAACGACCTCACACGCGCCCTTGCCGACGAGTATGACGCCGTCGTCGTCGACATGTGGGATCACCCCGTCAACTCCCGGGAGAACCTGCTGAGTGCGGACCACATCCACTTCTCCACGCAGGGCCAGGCCGTCATGGCGAGCGAGATGGTCAAGGCACTGGCCGCCACCCTGGCTCGCCGCACGCTCTGAACGCCGGTGCGGCAGGACGAGGGGGAAGGTTGACGTGATGTGGTGAAGGACCGCACTGGTCGAGCCCCGAGCTCGGCTCCGGACAACTCCACCTCCGAGTCATCCACCTCGATGCGCAACGGTCCAAGCACTCTGATTCTCAGGGCCGACAAGAGGTACGATCGACCGTATGGACACTGGGGCGCGAATGTTGGTCACGCGGGCAGACACGGTGTCGATCACTGACAAGCGCCTGCTCAAAGGGGCACGAGCGCGTGAGACCGCACTGCGGCGCGCCGTCGACATCGCCTCCCTCGACGGGCTGGACGACGTGAGCTTCGGCCGTCTCGCGACCGATACGGGCATGAGCAAGGCGGGCATCCAGACCCTCTTCAGGTCCAAGGAAGTACTCCAGCTCGCGACCATCGATTATGCGCGCGAAATGTTCATCGACGCGGTCGTCCGCCCGGCGAGGGAAGCGGCTCCCGGAGTCGACCGGCTGCGCTCTCTGATCGAGCACTGGATCGAGTACGCCAAAACCCCGCTGTTCGAAGGCGGCTGCTTCCGCGTCGCGAACATCGCCCGTTTCGACAGCAAGCCGGGAACGATCCGCGACGCCCTCCTTCACAACCAGAAGGAATGGCTCGACACCATCGCGAAGGAATTGCGAAACGCTGTCGGATCCCATGAGATCGCGGAACTCGACATCGATCTCGCGGTCTTTCAGATCGATTCCGTGCTCTGCGCGGCCAACACGGCTCTGCGCCTGGGAGACGAAGACGTCGTCGCCAAGGTTCGCCGCACCGTGGAGAATCTCCTGAAAGCGGCCTGAACCTACCCTCCTGGCACTGGGCCGTGCGGCACAAGAGGTGCCGGCGCCTCCCGGGACTCGCTGCCCCAAGGCACCGGCACCTGTTGCACGTAGTCAGGCCTTCGTCTGCGGCGTCTTCGGCAGGAGGAACACCAGCAGGGCCGCGAGCGCCGCGATGGCGAAGGTCGTCAGGGACGTCAGCGCGAAGGCGTGTCCCGCCGCGTGCGCCTTGTCACCCGAGGCCGCGCCTGTCTGAAAGGAGTGGAAGAACACCGCTCCGACGACCGCCACGCCCAGCGCGGCGCCGACCTGCTGGGCGGTGGACAGCGAGCCCGAGGCCATGCCCGCGGACTGCGGATCGATCCGCGCCAGGACCGTATTGAGCAGCGGAGTGATCAGCAACCCGCCCCCCACGCTCTGCAGCATCAGGGTCGGGACGATGAGCAGGGGCGTCAGACGCGGTCCGGACAGCAGGACCACGGCGGTCGTCAGATAGCCGACCGCGAGGACGACCGCACCGACCTCCAGTACACGGCGGCCGTACTTCGGGACGATCCGTCCGGCGATCAGGCTGCAGACGAAGAAGGTCACCGCCGCCGGCGTGTAGACCAGTCCGGAATCAAGGGCCGACATGCCCAGCCCGTCCTGCATCGAGACGGACAGCGACAGGTAGTACGAGGTCAGAAGCGCGTACACGGCGAGGACGAGGACGATGCCGAGCGAGAACGAGCGCTGCGCGAAGAGTGACAGCTTGATCAGCGGCTCACCCCCGCGCCGGTCGACCGCTCGCTCCAGCGCGACGAAGAGCGCGAACGCCACCGCGCTGCCCGCGAAGCACGCCCACGTCCACCAGGGCCAGCCCGCGTCCCGCCCCTGGATGAGGGGATAGGTGAGCAGCAGCAGGGCCGCGCTGAGGGCCAGAACGCCGGGCACGTCGAGCTTGCGGGTCTGCTCGGCCCGCGACTCCGGTACGCACTTGAGGGCCAGCAGGATCGTGGCGATACCGATGGGGACGTTCACCCAGAACACCGAGCGCCAGTCGGAGCCGAAGAGATTCGCGCCGATCAGGAGGCCACCGACCAGCTGACCGCTGACCGATGCCATGCCGAGGACGACCCCGAGCACGCCGAAGACACGATGCCGGTTCCGCTCGGAGACCGTCAGCGTGATGACGGCGAAGACCTGCGGAACCATCAGAGCCGCGCCGAGACCCTGGACGATACGGGCACCGATGAGCACGCTCGGATCGCCTGCCATGGCGCAGGCGATGGACGAGAGCGTGAAGACCGCCGTTCCGATGATGAAGACGCGCTTGCGCCCGTACAGGTCCGCGAGCCGGCCGCCAGTGATCATGAAGACCGCGTAGCTCAACTGATACCCGGCGAGGACCCATTGGAGCTGGCTCGCGGTCGCCTTGAGATCGGTCTGGATGGCTGGGCCGGCCACGACGACGATGTACGAGTCCAGGATCGCCATGAACATACCGATCATGACGGTCGACAGCGCGGCCCAAGGC is a genomic window of Streptomyces griseochromogenes containing:
- a CDS encoding geranyl diphosphate 2-C-methyltransferase, translating into MTTTPAPVLRTAYQKSVADYWNAEKDPVNLRLGDVDGLYHHHYGIGDYDPSVLDGPEDTRDERVIAELHRLESAQADVLLDHLGPVAPGHRLLDAGCGRGGTSIMANARFGCQVDGVSISEAQVDFADAEARRRSVDDKVRYHFRNMLDTGLPTGAFQGIWNNESTMYVDLFDLFAEHARQLAFGGRYVVITGCYNDVTGGRSKAVSRIDEHYTCNIHPRSAYFKAMAAHGLVPMNVVDLTDATIPYWELRAKSSLATGVEEPFLTAYKEGSFHYLLIAADRV
- a CDS encoding family 2 encapsulin nanocompartment cargo protein terpene cyclase — its product is MSLLSRITAPSARHDVARIVAALLAEHPGVRPEGPAKRFALPTGPTGLGTSAARITARRKDVESTGVPELYCPPALRDDPALAEEVNVRLLAWAEEIGLYAGRLDRVRAADFGRLMMLAHPDTDDPDRLLAAGKCALAEWATDDYYCDDETMGSAPALLGAHLGIAYAAIDPAHPPLRYVPAVEQAMRDDPVRTALRSAFAHMARYADRSQLARLRHEVAVLFVGYGQEGSWRSQGRMPAVWEYLAHRQINSFVPCVAMTDMVGGYVLPAAEYADPGVRRAVTMASTAATLVNDLYSMAKEHHSDSVEFNLPTVIAAEERCTPREAIERSAAIHDELVRTFETEAAALALTGSPQLRRFLAGVWAWLGGNRAWHSGSRRYTSSTSTAS
- a CDS encoding DUF4139 domain-containing protein, with the translated sequence MTVGTTQRWGSSLDSVVVYAEGAICRRLTRGSVPSDGRVRVTGLPRSLDPGSLRARVLRAPGVRVTGARVEVEAEPLGTGTPDELRREVERLRDECAAAQGRRDRQVSLIEEVRALRPVPPTRRREDPHRRTPVDAWLKLADFVDERLTGLHTRLVELEEALRNVEHEFTVATDRLARASTDAPSAHVRTTVCAVLTFDGTGDVEVELAYGVPGTVWVPAYRLIHRQGDGSGRLLLRASVAQRTGEDWTGVRIGLATADLRRGTDLPRLRSLRIGRSQPAHTPSGWREPPAGLADLFAGYDVAGPRPVTTAAPVAVAGAGPVPPPPPPPAPAPPPAPQGYGGPPAAFPVPGSADGASPEVFGGGTPDFAQPVQARPGRGPHPGARAFAAPVAMAPAAPGRAAPPPASAPAPAAGPPRPSGAELDYASLVLCGPDEQGGRRGRLFPGSPFDPVAAEYRRRAEAVAALPLPGHAVRPRESAGSFDHRFDATARADIPSDGTWHTVTVAEIPVGLRTEYLCVPSVEQTVYATLVLSNATDQALLAGPVEVTVDDDFLLTAALPTLAPGGVRRVGLGPAEGIRVTRRTNLHESTSGMRNNTTVLDHRVHVELANRLARPVTVEVHERVPVTSDPDVRIEERADWTAPGEGAGPEHHAPGTRVWRLDLPAGGTAALDGGYEIRIPAGKALTGGNRRS
- a CDS encoding DUF4139 domain-containing protein — encoded protein: MSKAPEPIALPVTAVTCLEDRAHIERATVLDLAAGVQRLRLGPVSALAVDRTLHAELIADHPATVLDVRIVRDWTPRGPLPSADHDSALRHRVHALEEERIALGQRRDRLHARLDLLGRLTTDLLREIGEGAGHGEIEGPRWARELDRMDHERDSYGEQLRAVEARLAALAVELGEAQRAMDLSEEESAELVGHIELTVESAVAAPVGLRLSHLTPCALWRPAYRAVLDGDSLTLETDAMVWQRTGEDWSDVRLTLSTARSALATDPPRLVEDRLTLEDRSAAERRTVDVELREEEIGDLGPSPVLGLPGVDDGGEARVLHSHAPVSVPADGRAHRVPLSVFTTAAGSEYACSPELSPLVTQVVRFDNLSGHALLAGPVDLVRDSGFSGRGTLAFTAPGAPVELAFGSSDDHRVVRETEESHGTAGITQRTVVTRTVRLHLSRFSPPGAQGERVVVLRERIPVSEVSAVHVRLREEACSPAPDVVDAEGIARWDVALPPGGRRTVTLVYELSASAKVTGL
- a CDS encoding SGNH/GDSL hydrolase family protein, with amino-acid sequence MTSTSFTEETDPFCLATVDAAAMLFDAPWQRYAVIGDSLSAGTGDKSVGYGDQGWSDRFAHILRQVRPDLAYLNTAIIGATTVDTLDHQMDKMRDFAPDLLHIPCGANDLLHRSPDFGEIEQNMRKMYDLAAETGAQLTTFTLGRSYVVPVFSDWTERVLTLNDLTRALADEYDAVVVDMWDHPVNSRENLLSADHIHFSTQGQAVMASEMVKALAATLARRTL
- a CDS encoding TetR/AcrR family transcriptional regulator, with protein sequence MDTGARMLVTRADTVSITDKRLLKGARARETALRRAVDIASLDGLDDVSFGRLATDTGMSKAGIQTLFRSKEVLQLATIDYAREMFIDAVVRPAREAAPGVDRLRSLIEHWIEYAKTPLFEGGCFRVANIARFDSKPGTIRDALLHNQKEWLDTIAKELRNAVGSHEIAELDIDLAVFQIDSVLCAANTALRLGDEDVVAKVRRTVENLLKAA
- a CDS encoding MFS transporter; its protein translation is MPWAALSTVMIGMFMAILDSYIVVVAGPAIQTDLKATASQLQWVLAGYQLSYAVFMITGGRLADLYGRKRVFIIGTAVFTLSSIACAMAGDPSVLIGARIVQGLGAALMVPQVFAVITLTVSERNRHRVFGVLGVVLGMASVSGQLVGGLLIGANLFGSDWRSVFWVNVPIGIATILLALKCVPESRAEQTRKLDVPGVLALSAALLLLTYPLIQGRDAGWPWWTWACFAGSAVAFALFVALERAVDRRGGEPLIKLSLFAQRSFSLGIVLVLAVYALLTSYYLSLSVSMQDGLGMSALDSGLVYTPAAVTFFVCSLIAGRIVPKYGRRVLEVGAVVLAVGYLTTAVVLLSGPRLTPLLIVPTLMLQSVGGGLLITPLLNTVLARIDPQSAGMASGSLSTAQQVGAALGVAVVGAVFFHSFQTGAASGDKAHAAGHAFALTSLTTFAIAALAALLVFLLPKTPQTKA